The following proteins are encoded in a genomic region of Tenebrio molitor chromosome 7, icTenMoli1.1, whole genome shotgun sequence:
- the LOC138135454 gene encoding collagen and calcium-binding EGF domain-containing protein 1-like, whose product MTAEIRLFVWRTLFLVCVVGASHEETVETKRPTEELLPTKDGYYLDALNEASFGTRSEPLVCPSANVISTRYKCNVNGEWVDCTRKHCCKDYTFIAGRCVPKTEDPCSMGLCEQLCTVYLQRVICTCYDGYKFNPENQRRGIKPVCIDVNECLDGNGDCEHECINEPGSYRCACKPGFTLRTDNRTCEPVNISGGTEQAGHRNRCYANCDTVLRLHDKLKSLQEKVSALSTAIRLSSFASGPPGPPGPPGPTGPTGPRGFPGPEGATAALSTNSNQQDYTYSMLDAFVPLPGDESAQCRCKRGAQGEPGAGGPQGPKGEPGERGLRGPKGERGSFDFLLLLLADVRHDIVHLQNRVYINGETPPKFDLETALHKKRLKNRHTFLKQKRLLEAYMTPVPTVVQAALQQPQTTTELSQVEEFQAANSPVIQEDYLDYYGSGGESEDDY is encoded by the exons ATGACAGCAGAAATTCGGTTGTTCGTTTGGAGAACGCTTTTTTTGGTGTGTGTCGTCGGTGCAAGTCACGAGGAGACCGTCGAGACGAAACGACCCACCGAAGAGCTTTTACCAACGAAAGACGGATACTATCTAGATGCCCTTAATGAAGCTTCTTTTGGAACTCG ATCCGAGCCCCTGGTTTGTCCGTCCGCCAATGTTATATCAACAAGGTACAAATGCAATGTAAATGGAGAATGGGTCGATTGCACGAGGAAACATTGCTGCAAGGACTACACGTTTATAGCAGGAAG ATGTGTTCCGAAAACGGAAGATCCGTGTTCCATGGGTCTGTGCGAACAGCTTTGCACTGTATATTTACAGCGCGTCATCTGCACGTGTTACGACGGTTACAAGTTCAATCCAGAAAATCAAAGGAGAGGAATAAAACCTGTTTGCATCG ACGTAAACGAGTGTTTGGATGGTAATGGCGACTGCGAACACGAATGTATAAACGAACCTGGCAGCTACCGATGTGCCTGCAAGCCCGGATTTACACTAAGAACAGACAATAGGACATGCGAACCTGTAAATATTTCAGGAGGGACGGAACAAGCAGGACACCGTAATCGCTGCTACGCCAATTGCGATACTGTGCTCAGACTTCACGACAAACTGAAGTCGTTGCAGGAGAAG GTTTCAGCTTTGAGCACGGCAATTAGACTGTCGAGCTTTGCGTCGGGTCCGCCGGGACCCCCAGGTCCTCCAGGTCCGACGGGACCCACCGGTCCTAGAGGATTCCCAG GTCCTGAGGGTGCGACGGCCGCGCTGTCAACAAACAGCAATCAACAGGATTACACATATTCTATGTTGGACGCTTTTGTGCCTCTGCCCGGGGACGAAAGTGCCCAATGTCGATGTAAACGGGGCGCTCAA GGCGAACCGGGCGCTGGAGGGCCACAAGGACCCAAAGGTGAGCCCGGAGAGAGGGGACTGAGAGGGCCAAAGGGCGAAAGAGGCTCATTTGACTTCCTACTCCTTCTCCTTGCCGACGTTCGGCACGATATCGTTCACTTGCAGAACAGGGTTTATATTAATGGAGAAAC ccCACCAAAATTTGACCTCGAGACAGCTcttcacaaaaaacgactaAAAAACAGACACACTTTTCTCAAACAGAAGAGACTGCTTGAAGCGTACATGACTCCAGTGCCTACCGTTGTCCAAGCAGCTCTTCAGCAACCACAGACCACTACAGAACTATCACAAGTTGAGGAATTCCAGGCTGCCAACTCGCCCGTCATTCAAGAGGACTACTTGGACTATTACGGCTCAGGTGGAGAATCAGAAGATGACTACTAA
- the LOC138135449 gene encoding uncharacterized protein gives MLDVPKHILKKLQCVQCGGYLSNGPIMVNKHNQQLCGRCFKISPESVKTEYVRQVGLEAVAELLIFPCRYNIQGCPYTSQWNKGIDHEAGCPHRYYTLPLEEILSSKHNISNECLSKAVGDTEFTYTSSSVEMKVEYDSALEGEEIIKLSIDISGKNDNNLYLSNNINNQSARSVTLGLGMVISPKVVPMITDGYVCVKKQETEPIYEKVSYIPKTISCANCQKNILNSEIFYCPFSHSLCRFCKNNLCYVCGIASNSTSKHYCKNYTRGCTDLFETENVRRHEIDCEFNNHKCPLCEFVDSMNNFITHFVREHDRVISSNELSVTLSRKDQDWYFYCYNKLFHCRYYNFVDSVEFIVMYVGSNNNARRYKYEVGLLTGQSENLKKTAKCLGWNETTLGRAVEFEVANNLRQNLQVHMQIL, from the coding sequence ATGTTAGATGTTCcaaaacatattttgaaaaaattacaatgtgTACAGTGCGGTGGCTACTTAAGCAACGGACCCATCATGGTCAACAAGCACAACCAACAGTTGTGTGGCCGCTGCTTCAAAATATCGCCAGAGAGTGTAAAAACTGAATATGTTCGCCAAGTCGGTCTAGAAGCTGTGGCTGAGCTGTTGATTTTTCCCTGCAGatacaatatacagggttgtCCGTACACTTCTCAATGGAACAAAGGTATAGATCACGAGGCTGGATGTCCACATCGTTACTACACTCTACCGTTAGAAGAAATACTCTCGTCGAAGCATAATATCAGTAACGAGTGTTTATCTAAAGCAGTTGGTGACACTGAATTCACTTATACGTCTAGTAGTGTTGAAATGAAAGTCGAATACGACAGCGCTTTGGAAGGtgaagaaataattaaactgAGCATAGACATATCAGGAAAAAACGACAACAATTTGTATTTGTCAAACAACATCAACAACCAATCTGCAAGGAGTGTTACGCTAGGCTTAGGAATGGTGATTTCGCCGAAAGTTGTTCCTATGATAACTGATGGTTATGTGTGTGTTAAGAAACAAGAAACAGAACCCATCTACGAGAAGGTGTCCTACATTCCAAAAACCATAAGTTGTGCCAACTGCCAGAAGAATATTCTCAATTCGGAGATATTTTACTGTCCCTTCAGCCACAGCTTGTGCCGGTTTTGCAAGAACAACTTGTGCTACGTTTGCGGCATCGCGTCCAATTCCACTTCGAAGCACTACTGCAAGAACTACACCAGAGGTTGCACCGACCTGTTCGAAACCGAGAACGTCAGAAGACACGAGATCGACTGTGAATTCAACAATCACAAGTGTCCCCTGTGTGAATTTGTAGATTCgatgaacaattttattacgCATTTTGTGAGAGAGCACGATCGTGTCATCTCGTCGAACGAATTGAGCGTCACTCTTTCTCGGAAAGATCAGGACTGGTATTTTTATTGCTACAACAAACTGTTCCATTGCAGATATTATAATTTCGTCGACAGTGTGGAGTTTATTGTGATGTACGTAGGGAGCAACAACAACGCGCGTAGGTACAAGTACGAAGTGGGTCTTCTGACGGGGCAGTCGGAAAACCTTAAGAAAACAGCGAAATGTTTGGGGTGGAACGAGACGACTTTGGGGAGAGCTGTCGAGTTTGAAGTGGCGAACAATTTGAGGCAAAACTTGCAAGTGCACATGcagattttgtaa
- the LOC138135448 gene encoding uncharacterized protein: protein MAVIYLCPADKRLLCSWEGHASEIKQHFEKEHDRLLFHTNQVEIDLNALPENRLLYLDEEMYLLQNYIENETLRLKLRYLGLNEIASKMQYDICITINGISYKYESERYFSCVIPKAEEWEINLECLEKYHGKLDSLVCTVLIDEHNFHKRRTSDTSLRINNRYVEKNVCDLTEEEYTEALYLVDEKIKRLRDSRDFMDKISQLNFSILEEPFTNTRSPSEEQPPEVLPNIPEELDLSCTSCHLDMLPPIYLCVSGHNVCSRCKSHPCKVCNAMITTSRNIALENVSRTHLHHCRYASDGCTEKYMYNQLRAHEARCQFCRYKCPSDDCPFEGRFTHFLNHLKVVHGSVKIGYSTRNDFPKNHELYVVNKAVGVFFCKSEQKNDSICWRATFCGPTERQFFCEINFKGSKYKEPIFLKRHENVYELTKPVAELKKMKAKAKYAVLSITCYDS, encoded by the coding sequence ATGGCTGTCATTTATTTGTGTCCCGCTGATAAACGTTTATTGTGCTCCTGGGAGGGTCATGCGAGCGAAATAAAACAGCATTTTGAAAAAGAACACGATCGCCTGTTATTTCACACAAACCAGGTGGAAATTGATCTCAATGCGTTACCCGAAAACAGACTCCTCTATTTGGACGAGGAAATGTATCTTCTGCAGAACTACATCGAAAATGAAACGCTGCGCCTCAAACTGCGCTATCTAGGATTGAACGAGATTGCTTCAAAGATGCAGTACGACATATGTATCACCATCAATGGAATCTCCTACAAGTACGAATCGGAAAGATATTTTTCGTGCGTGATCCCTAAAGCAGAGGAGTGGGAAATTAATCTGGAATGTCTGGAAAAATACCACGGGAAGTTAGATTCGCTCGTTTGTACTGTTCTGATAGACGAGCACAACTTCCACAAGAGGAGGACTTCTGACACGTCATTGAGGATCAACAACAGATATGTGGAGAAGAACGTGTGCGACTTGACCGAAGAAGAATACACAGAAGCTCTGTATTTGGTCGacgagaaaataaaaagactGAGGGATAGTAGAGACTTTATGGACAAGATAAGTCAGTTGAATTTCTCCATTTTGGAGGAACCGTTCACCAACACTCGTAGTCCTTCCGAGGAGCAGCCACCTGAAGTACTGCCAAACATACCCGAGGAGTTGGACTTGTCTTGCACGTCCTGCCATCTAGACATGCTTCCACCCATCTACTTGTGCGTCAGCGGACACAACGTGTGCAGCCGTTGCAAATCTCACCCGTGCAAAGTCTGCAACGCTATGATAACCACCTCAAGAAATATCGCTTTGGAGAATGTCAGCAGGACTCACTTGCACCACTGCAGGTACGCTTCAGATGGGTGCACCGAGAAGTACATGTACAACCAGTTGCGCGCACACGAGGCTAGATGTCAGTTCTGTAGGTACAAGTGTCCCAGTGATGATTGTCCTTTCGAAGGAAGATTTACACACTTTCTTAACCACCTGAAGGTTGTCCACGGCAGCGTGAAAATTGGTTATTCGACGAGAAACGATTTCCCGAAAAACCACGAGTTGTACGTTGTCAACAAGGCCGTGGgagtatttttttgcaagtcTGAACAGAAAAACGATTCGATCTGTTGGAGGGCGACATTTTGTGGACCAACGGAGAGACAGTTCTTTTGCGAAATCAACTTCAAAGGGAGCAAGTACAAGGAGCCGATTTTCCTGAAACGCCATGAAAATGTTTACGAGCTTACGAAACCTGTAGCCGAGCTGAAGAAAATGAAGGCCAAAGCAAAATACGCAGTACTGTCTATTACGTGTTACGATAGTTGA